The genomic region ATGTACAGtactatttttgaattattatacaaatattatataaccaGTATCACACTGAAATGTAGCCGGTCGCTTTGAGCCGGGTCTGTTATTCAAGTTATCTACACCATGACTCCAACGCTTGAGTTCCAATTCATAATTTATTAGTCAATAAAACAccctaaaataacaaataacaacaataagTAATAAAGTTACAATCTCATGGTGGACTAATCCATCCCACAATAACACGACAGGTGTACGCACCTGACGCAACCGGAAGCATACGCTTAGAGCCTGAGATTCAAGAACACCTACTAACCCAGGCGTAATCATAGACGTTACAACTTCTACTGAACTATGCACATTACAGATCTGACAAAGTAGGAAGTGCGTAACGcttatacaaacaatgacaatttCTCATGTATTGTACATAAATATTCTTAAAAATGATGCTACCAGCACAATATAAATGGagccatataaaaaaaacctaccTCTTCATTTGACGAAGAGGGCTCGACTCCCGGGGAGACAACCCGTACAAAACTACAGCGCATATAAATGgtacaatgataaaataaacaatatttactaaCATGTACTGGCACCGTatactaactacatgtacaatgtttaatataaaatgcTATGACACCTAACACCTGGAGACAGCTACAGTCTCAGGACCCTCTCATTGGGCAGATACTACCTCTCGTCCGTCGCCAAGAACGTCCAAGTAAGAAGGCGGTTCCCAAGAATCCTGAGTGGGCTACTATTGTTAGGGTTTGGGACAGTTTGAAGCTGAAACGTGGAGTATTGTATCGATGCTTGCAGCAAGGAGATTCGACAATAGACCAACTTTTCATTCCAAGTTCTATGAAAGACAGGGTTTTGACATGCTTACATGATGATGTCGGCCATCCTGGACGCGACCGGACATTGTCCTTGTTAAGAGATAGATTCTTCTGGCCGTGTTTGTCTAAGGATGTAGATGCTTGGATAAAGAAGTGTCCGCGGTGCGTGCTGCGCAAAACCCCTACCACACAGCGGGTACCATTGGTTTCCATAGTTACGACACAGCCCATGGAACTGGTCTGCATAGATTACCTTACTCTAGAGACTTGCAAGGGTGGATATTCCTACGTACTAGTAGTGACGGATCACTTTACACGATACGCTCAAGCTATTCCGACGCGGAGCATGTCCGCTAGGACGACGGCTGATGCACTAATAGCTTACATACAGCACTATGGTATACCACGTCGTTTCCACTCGGTTCAGGCTGCTAATTTCTTTGGGGAGGTCATCCGCCATCTGTGCTTGTTGTTGGGGATTGAGAAGTCCAGGACCTCGCCATACCACCCCAGTGGTAACGGTACCTGCGAGCGTTTTAATCGTACATTGATGAATATGCTTGGGACAGGACAATCCAGACATTCCAGTATATCGAGAAAGGAAGGAGGACGGTCACGGCAAGGAGAGGGTGTTGCACCGGAACCATCTACTCCCCATTGGATATCTGCCCATGGGGAATAAGGTTGAGATGGCTCGGCCATGTCCAACAAACCGGACAGGGATAACCCGGAGTCGGAGGTTGGAACCAGCTGTAGAGTCAGTCTCTGATCACCAGTCAACGAGTGATAGCGACGATGATTTTGATGACATTGGAGAAGATGTAGCAACCTACATCTCGAGGCCACCCATACCGGAAGGGAGTTCTTTTTCATCCGCAGACGACTCGAATtcggatgatgatgatgatgataatgatgatgatggtgacgAGTTGGGTGAGGAAGAACCGGAAGCTGGAGTTCAACCTGAACATTTAGCAACGTCACCAGCCGATCCAGTCAACGCTCCGCCTACTCAGGATGTGCCACCAGCAGTACCAATTCCCACTCCAGTAcctaggtagcacaccacagtaagacagcctggccatgggcaatttttttgttaagcaaataactcctgtattatgatatgtataaaaaatgaaaaaataagtgtacactataattggtatatccagtatgaagtagtacatacaggcttcacatttattaaaacaaaaatcaataaattggttccggattttaaatatccggattttccgaacgtgtgtttacacaggaaatttagtttcgcctacagcgcaaaatggaagcccacagaaaaggtaagatagcggaaaaacttaatttacaacatatgtccaaacaagattaattctgtctttgggatagagatatttaattttaaataggtttcagaaaaaaaattgtgtagagaattgtgccattttgggtcaaatatcataatattttgcaatttttgagaattttttaagctgttaccatggtattcacagctctaaaaatcacagaaaatatcagtttacttatccttcagagctctattaaaattgcaaatgttgtacagatttcaaatatatatactttataagaggttatatgtaaggttaactggcaatgtttacatatctaaagcatgtgccatatttttcagaatttggcatttttactgtacactgctaccttataagggctgaaaaatgttattttttggaaattgtgcttaattatgcttgattaagcttcattttagttcattattgctcaaaaatgcataaaaacaatttaaaacttgtttattatctggcttgtcatattagaggaatcaagggaggtaactcgcatatttacccattttaaggatgggttaattaagcataatgttaatgagtcagtgtaaattgaaaagatattctgtgttttataacaaacccaaaataacttattgggtatctaacaaaccatatagactgaattctggtttgttttacctgatttattaccccgtatccatggaaactattacagtaaatgttattttttgaaatatttggtgaaaccattattttcaatttatttatacattggtaagcatgtaatttcaattgatggagtgtacggttgatacaatattgtcaattattgtcacttccttcggtaaagcagaaaaaatagcattttccgcataaaatgggatcagcggacactttcatatgatcattggtacatgtctgaattaccggggtggaaacagatgactgtgatgtcataggcatgacattttgaaatcttggatgtcatgtcatgatttatcagttagaatattgcatgtgttgctaagctgaggtttggaaaggaatttggttatttattatgacaccattgagtatttatgacgtcatagataccatctgatgacgtcatagttactgatgacgtcatggtaactatgacgtcatattacaaggctaaatttgatagttgtatagtattttttgcttgattacatgcacagagactcaaagtaccacattcaactcaaaacacaactttattcaagagatatacagaattatgggagttttcatctttaaaattacctccccttattactggattgggagaaaaagttgtcgaaatacacctctcaggaaaatcagcaatactccgtgactattaaagatacacagtaacccgatatgtcattttgttcgtcggaacatattctagacattcatggggtttttagtaaaattagaatgaacaaaagtgatgtataaggtagcacaccacagtaagacagcctggccatgggcaatttttttgttaagcaaataactcctgtattatgatatgtataaaaaatgaaaaaataaatgtacactataattggtatatccagtatgaagtagtacatacaggcttcacatttattaaaacaaaaatcaataaattggttccggattttaaatatccggattttccgaacgtgtgtttacacaggaaatttagtttcgcctacagcgcaaaatggaagcccacagaaaagg from Pecten maximus chromosome 11, xPecMax1.1, whole genome shotgun sequence harbors:
- the LOC117338596 gene encoding intraflagellar transport protein 46 homolog; the protein is MARPCPTNRTGITRSRRLEPAVESVSDHQSTSDSDDDFDDIGEDVATYISRPPIPEGSSFSSADDSNSDDDDDDNDDDGDELGEEEPEAGVQPEHLATSPADPVNAPPTQDVPPAVPIPTPVPR